Within the Cyanobium sp. ATX 6F1 genome, the region TCGGACTGCTGCTCAGCGGCATCTTTGACAACGCCCTGCGCCTGAATCTGCGCCGCGCCCTGCGCTCCGACTACGTGGAGGCGGCCCGCAGCCGGGGGATCGGGGAGTTGCAGGTGGTGCTGCGCCATGCCCTGCCCAACGCCCTGCTGCCCGTGCTCACGATCACCGGCATCACCGTGGCCTCACTGATCGGCGGCGCCCTGCTGATCGAGGTCACCTTCTCCTGGCCGGGCATCGCCTTCCGTCTGCAGGAGGCGATCAGCCAGCGGGACTACAACCTGGTGCAGGGGATCGTGGTGGTGGTGGCGGCTCTGGTGGTGCTGGTGAGCGTGGCGGTGGATGTGCTCGTGGCCCTGCTGGATCCGCGCATCCGCTTCTGAGGCTCAGAGCCCCTGACGCCAACGCTGGGCGGCCCCAGCATCGAGCACGTAGGCCGTCACGGACTCCCGTTGAAGCTTCTGGGCGGGCAGGGGCTGGCCGAGCTCCAGGCCCGCAAGGAAATCACCGGTGAGCTGCAGCATCAGGGCCTGGGCCTGCCGGGGTTCCACCCCCACGAAGGCGTCACCGATCTTGAACAGGGCCTGATCCGCGGAGGGGAGGCGCACGGGCGAAAAGTGGCTGGCCCCATCCACCAGCACCAGCCGGCTGAGGGGATGGTTGCCGGGCAGGAACTGATCCAGCTGCTCGGACACGGGCGGAGTGACCAGATCGAGGCTGCCCCCCAGCAGCAGCAGCGGCACCGGAAGGCGCTCCAGGCCGTGATGGGGCCAGAGCAGGCTGCCGAAACTGTTGAAGGCCACCACCCCCGCCACCGGCACGGTCGACCTGGCTGGCGGCAGGCTGACCTGATTCAGCTGGCACTGCAGCAGCCTCGAGAGGTTGATCAGCGGGATCGAGTTCAGGGCCCGACGGCAGCGGCGGCCCAGGCCCGGTTCCGGACGCAGGCCCGCCGCCAGCAGCGCGGAGAGACCGCCGAGGGAATGGCCCATCAACACCACCGAGTCGCCGAGCCGGGGCAGCCGGCCGCTGCGCTCGGCGGAAAGCACCGCCTCCAGGTCCGCCAGACGATCGGGCAGGGTTTCCGCCCCAGGCAGGGGCCGGCGACCATCCAGCAGCTCCTTGACGGCCTTTTGATCGCTGCCGGGGTGCTCCAAGGCCAGCACCGACCAGCCCCGGGCGGCCAGTTCAGCCCCCAGCCAGCCCATCTGCTCGGCGCTGCCACCCAGCCCAGGCATGAGCACCACCCAGCTGCGATGGCGGGTGCTCTGGGCGCGCCAGAGCTCCAGGGGCAGGGGCACCGCCCGGTGGGCCACGGGCAGCAGCAGCCGCTCCGGCTGCCGGGGGGCTACAGCCTGGCGTCCCTGGCCCTGCGGGCGGGGAACACCGGCGGGTTCCAAGGGAGCCTCGGCAAGGGCGGGGGCCGCCGGCAGGGGCAGCTGGCGCAGCCGCTCCATGGCCCGTCCCTGGTCGCGCAACTGTTGGCGCCACTCGGCCGCCAGAACGATCAAACCATCGAGCTGCAGCGTCAGCCGGTTCACCGGCACCGCCCGCAGCAGATCGAGCACGTTCACCTCCGCCTGGCGCCCCAACAGCTCCCGCAACGAGGACAGCAGCACGTCACCGCCGCCGTCGCCCTCGGCGCTGATCAGCTCCCCCACCTCCGCCGCCACCTGGCGTCCCGCCCAGCTCTGCAGCAGTTGCTGGCCGAAGGTGCGATCCCGCAGCAAGGGCGCCCGCAGCAGCCGTGCCAGGTCCTGGCGGCTGCGGGCGTCCAGAACCTCCATCCACACCCCCAGATCCCCCTGGCGGCTGTCGGGGGAGCGGCTCCAGGCCTCCAGCTGACGCAGGTCCAGGGGCAGGGTGAGCCCATCGAGGCGCACATCGAGATGCTCGGCGGCCCCTGCGGGCGAGCCCCCCAGCAGCAGACTGCTGAGCGCGATAGGCAGCCAGCGGGAGCGGTTTGACACAGCCTCATGCGGGAACCAGGGCCAGGGCCTGGTGGTCCCAGTTTCCCGTGCCGCTGCGTGAAGTCGCCCTGATCCGACTGATCGCCAGTGTGGGGGCGGGCGGGGTGCTTTATCTGACGCCGATGGTGTTCCACGCCGTGCGCGTCTCCGCCACCGGCGTGGGCAGCGGTCTGGCGGCGGCGGCCCTGGCCGGCACCCTGAGCCGATTCTTCAGTGGCTGGTTGCTGGACCGGGGTCTCAACGGCGCCGTGCCGGTGCAGCTGGCGGCGCTGCTCTCCCTGCTGGCGGACACGCAACTGCTGCTGGCCGACGGGTTCGGCGGTTACCTGCGCGGTCAGCTGCTGCTGGGGGTGGCCATGGGGCTCTACTGGCCCGCGATCGAACTGGCCGTCGCCCAGAGCTGTGGATCCTTCCCCTCCAGCCGGGGCTTCGCCCTCGCCCGCAGCGCCGATGCCGCCGGCATCGCCACGGGGGCACTGGCGGGGGCACTGCTGTCGCA harbors:
- a CDS encoding alpha/beta fold hydrolase; this translates as MSNRSRWLPIALSSLLLGGSPAGAAEHLDVRLDGLTLPLDLRQLEAWSRSPDSRQGDLGVWMEVLDARSRQDLARLLRAPLLRDRTFGQQLLQSWAGRQVAAEVGELISAEGDGGGDVLLSSLRELLGRQAEVNVLDLLRAVPVNRLTLQLDGLIVLAAEWRQQLRDQGRAMERLRQLPLPAAPALAEAPLEPAGVPRPQGQGRQAVAPRQPERLLLPVAHRAVPLPLELWRAQSTRHRSWVVLMPGLGGSAEQMGWLGAELAARGWSVLALEHPGSDQKAVKELLDGRRPLPGAETLPDRLADLEAVLSAERSGRLPRLGDSVVLMGHSLGGLSALLAAGLRPEPGLGRRCRRALNSIPLINLSRLLQCQLNQVSLPPARSTVPVAGVVAFNSFGSLLWPHHGLERLPVPLLLLGGSLDLVTPPVSEQLDQFLPGNHPLSRLVLVDGASHFSPVRLPSADQALFKIGDAFVGVEPRQAQALMLQLTGDFLAGLELGQPLPAQKLQRESVTAYVLDAGAAQRWRQGL